The following proteins come from a genomic window of Pyxidicoccus sp. MSG2:
- a CDS encoding ParA family protein: protein MEAPTYSSKQVAEMLGVSAKQIPPESRKDIYTPDDIWELRTTLNAFPARLGHRRQLFLNFKGGTGKTSLSTSYAWRLAELGYAVLLIDLDSQGHATKCLGYEGEDFEKTLLDVLVRKTPLAKVIQKSTLPNLDFVPSNLTMSTMDLALMPMSGREFKLRNALKDVEAQYDVIVFDAPPSFGLLNLNALMAANDLFVPVLADFLSFHGLKLLFETVQSLEEDLNHVLDHVFIVVNSFNATFKLAKEALEALQTHYPEFLLPTIIRQCTKFAQASSEGRPVFVADPTSKGASDIQAMIDNILPRLVAAAAAAPNKGTQQAG from the coding sequence ATGGAAGCGCCGACGTACAGCTCCAAGCAGGTGGCCGAGATGCTCGGCGTGTCCGCGAAGCAGATTCCGCCGGAGTCGCGGAAGGACATCTACACCCCGGATGACATCTGGGAGCTGCGCACCACGCTGAACGCCTTCCCCGCGCGCCTGGGCCACCGCCGCCAGCTCTTCCTCAACTTCAAGGGCGGCACCGGCAAGACGTCCCTGTCCACCTCCTACGCCTGGCGCCTCGCGGAGCTGGGCTACGCGGTGCTCCTCATCGACCTCGACAGTCAGGGCCACGCGACCAAGTGCCTCGGCTACGAAGGTGAGGACTTCGAGAAGACGCTCCTGGACGTGCTCGTCCGCAAGACGCCGCTGGCCAAGGTCATCCAGAAGTCCACCCTGCCCAACCTGGACTTCGTCCCGTCCAACCTCACCATGTCCACCATGGACCTGGCGCTGATGCCCATGTCCGGCCGCGAGTTCAAGCTGCGCAACGCCCTCAAGGACGTGGAGGCGCAGTACGACGTCATCGTCTTCGACGCGCCTCCGTCCTTCGGTCTGCTCAACCTCAACGCGCTGATGGCGGCGAACGACTTGTTCGTCCCCGTGCTCGCGGACTTCCTGTCCTTCCACGGCCTCAAGCTGCTGTTCGAAACGGTGCAGAGCCTGGAGGAGGACCTGAACCACGTGCTCGACCACGTCTTCATCGTGGTCAACTCCTTCAACGCCACCTTCAAGCTGGCGAAGGAAGCGCTGGAGGCCCTGCAGACGCACTACCCGGAGTTCCTGCTGCCCACCATCATCCGGCAGTGCACCAAGTTCGCGCAGGCCTCCAGCGAGGGCCGCCCGGTGTTCGTCGCGGACCCCACGTCCAAGGGGGCCTCCGACATCCAGGCCATGATTGACAACATCCTGCCG